A window of Malania oleifera isolate guangnan ecotype guangnan chromosome 2, ASM2987363v1, whole genome shotgun sequence genomic DNA:
GTAGGCTTTGGAATTTGAATCTAAATAGATGGATCCAAATGAGGTTAAACTATGACAAGTTGAATTGATTTGAAGGCACGTGAGATGCAATTCAAGGCACATAACGTGCAGCGATAAGCCTCAGTTAAGTAACTATTAAAGAATAGAGTCAGTTCCTAAAAGAAGACAATTCCCCCTCAAGGGAGAGTTATAGAAACTCACAAGTCAAGGAGAATATGTTGGAAATACACCTGTGAGAGTTGTCCTAGGCTGAAAAATAAAGTGGAGGATGTGTTTATATACATAGATGGGCCCAAGATTTGATAGTAAGGGTTTGCTTAGTATCATTATTGTTTTCTACTTTTTGTTTCTATTTTGGTACATTGAATACAcagattataaaaatatatttatttatgttctcAGTTTTCCATTTTTGTTGTTCTTTTTTCAGCCCTTTacaaaaataattgaaaaccaaGATATATGATTTTAATTGTTTTGTTAACCTATTGTCAGAAATTTTAAtgcccaaaaatagttttttttttttaaatcattccttttatatacttttaaattaaaatagaaacaaaatgatcatatgaatataaatataattaaaataaaaacacacataaatttcaaataataataataataataataatacagttaattacaaaaaatatttattatttttcaattttcatgtccaatgaaatttttattgtaaagtaaattttaaaagtataataattaagtaaaataattataataatttttatttttttattattgtattttttaatttgaattattttgaaattttattattttaatcatattttttaatattatttgatataaagaCGAAAATGAgaacttttaattaaaattttaatttactttatttttataaatatcaaccaaacaggttgttggtttttgatttttagtttgtttctgattttttattttcatttctagtttttatttttgtaattttttatagtAATACAAAACGACAAGTTGATGCTCACTCATGCACATCTGGCTTGTACAAAGACTTCCAAATTTtaacaaaactaaacaaaaatatatGCATGAGACAAACATCTAATTTCCTTTAcctatatatatactcattcttgaAATTATCATTCCCAAAACCATGTAGAAACAGAAGATGCAGATCAAATACTTACATTACTAGTAACGGGCAAATGTTTTACTTTTATTGCTTGATTGACCGTAGACAGGATGTCCCAATCCAGAGTCGGACAATATATGCCGAGACAAGGAATAACTCGCCGTGACAACTTTTGATGTTGGGGTCTTGCCAAGAACAGCTGACAAGATAGATCTGGCGAACAAACACTTCTAATATCGGGCTGCCAGTGACCAGAAGTTCAAGAGGAAAGAAGGCAACGTAGTGAACCAGCTCAAGAAGGCCATGGCCGCAGCAGTCTCAAACTCTGCACAATGGTTCTGGGAACAGCTACCAAGATCATTCCCAATAAGGACCGTGATGCCCGCAGATGCACAGGCCGCAGCAAACGTAAGAGTAGATGTTATCTGCACAGATAAGGTcacaatacacattctcatgagCAGTAATATAAGAGACAATAGCTCTTTTGAACAGGATAAGGACACTCGTCAGTCATCTCTCACCATCTTCATAATTTATGCTCACGCAAAgtgaaaaaacaaaaacagaagacAAAAACTAGAGGAAAATACATTTAGGACTATAACAGAGCTAAATTTATACATTTCAGTTTTCCCACACTTGTACCGAAATGTTCAAAACCTTCTTTTttggagaggggggggggtggtttGGGAATAGTACGATTCCCAAAAGAAAAAGCACCAAAAAAGGTTAACAGTAAACACATATACATAGCTGGGTACCACCTTTAGACCTTAAGAGGGGAAGGTCGGGGAGAAGAAGAAATTGCAATTACAAGCGTCAAAAAAGTCATAAGAAGTGTACGAGTAAAACAGAGGAGGACGCACCCAGCACCAGCTAACCAGGATCAAGACAAATTTGCACtctcacccaaataacattccaCCCCTTCAAACACCCACTGGTTCCTTCCTAACCAAACACAACAATTGAAGCAAATTGGCACAACTCCCGAAAGATACTAGATCTTCAAATTTTCATTGTTGGTGCTCAATAGATATTATATTTATGATCATATTTCAGAACATTTCAATGTTTAAGATGTTAAAGATCATATCTAAGATATGTTTTATTTCAAGGGAGAAAAAACGAGAATTCAAtgttaatattgaaaatatatttaagatGACGTTTCAATGTTTTATCTCTTCCTTTCATAGGATGGATGTGATAGAAAGGATTCTTAAGCAAATTATTCGCTAGGAAAGCTTCATACTTAATTTATATATTGTATCCTTCTAATTTGATCCATTCAAAAAGTAAAATAAGCCAAGATCATCAATAAACCACAGAAGAACTTGCTCGAGGCATAACCAAAGAAAGACATCAGCATCCAAAACCAAGAAAAAAGTGAGACCTGTTTCTGAGAGATCAGCAAAACAACCCGGAACACTAGCGGGAGTTCCCATCTAATTCCAAGTCGACCAAGTTTCAACTCAAGCATGCAAATTACAGAAATAATTTCAGCTTTTTTAACAAGATTCTTCTGGGTCAGAAACTTATGTTGTAAATATtactttcattttctttcttttttttctttgttcttttttttttttttcggcttAGGGGTTAGAGTCACAGGGAACCAGAAAAAGGAAATGTGAAAATCTATCCAGAAGAACCACCAAATACAGCATTCCTCTAGGCTTGCCAATCCTCATAAATGCAGTGCATCGCCCCAACTGAAAATGCTATGTCCTGCAGTTAAATAAATGTAATGACAACGCAACCACAATGATAGTTGATTTGGCTTCCTGAGCTAGTCAAATCAGTGGCAACAAAATAGAGTTACCAACCATCTTACCCCATCACCAATGGTTAGCACACTGACTACTAGGGAACTTTGTATGCTGCGCATCACCAAAAGGGCATATATGTCAACGATGGCTACTGAAAGGCTCCACAAGCTCTGCAAACCCGCAGCTGCATCAAGGTAGCTGAGATAAAAAGGGAAAACCTCTCGTGTTATATGATAGAAAGAAAGCTCACATGGCACACAACTGAAAGACcaagattgaaatttaaaatagaCCCACAAACTAGACAGTAGAaacatttttcacatattttggGGCATACAACCATTCAGAATCCAAGAGCAGGAGATGTATACTTTGAAAAATTGAAGACAgacaaaacataatttatcatccATCATTGAGCTAAGATCAACTCATTTTACTTCTCAGACTTGGGAATTCAATGGAATATTCTATGAGCAAGGAGGACGTTATAAAATATCAAGACCATCGGCGGCACTGAACTAAAACTTTTTAAAGAACACGTAATTTGTGTCAATGTATCACCAACTGATCTTTATGTCTAAAGAACACAAGCATGAATACTTTCTGGGTTCCATGAATCCATGGTGGAGGACAAGCATTGCACCATCTTCAGCATCTGTGGATAAAAATGGTATATGAAGCATAAAGtcaaatcagattttttttttctcttttttggaacAATAGAAAGAGGGAACTCATTGAAGGCTGCCACCCATTTACAACATGAAGTTTGCAAATGCGGGTTCTTGGATGAGGATGGGAGGAAATGTTGCATACAACTATACAAGCAATGAGATGTAGTAAAGAATGCCAAGAGAGGAGAATGGGAAACCCTTAGGAGCTCAAGTATAAAGTGGAGGCATAATTGCATAGAGATGAtagtggttttagagagagaaattctgggttagagagagaaagtgtcaATTAGAAAATGAGAGATAAGAGAACGCTTCCATGGGATAAGAAATGAGGTATTTGTAATGTTAGCTAGGGATAAGGCTATTCTCTAATAAGTGGGGATCATGATTGTGCATGAGGCTTTGGCCAAAAGGAGATGATTTAAATTAACCAATGGTTTAGGGACACATGGctaaaatgaaaataagaaagaaatgcCACATGAGGCAGATAATTTAGCAAACAGACACACTCCAAAAGGGCCAGAGTCTCAGTATCCGAAACGTGTCCGAGATtaagtttattgttttttttaattaaatatttggACACTCCCAAACATGCCAGGACACGGAATGGACACACCTGCCACATGTTTTAACTCAAACGGCTGCATTTAGCTTGCTCTTTTTACCACTTTATACCCAAAAAAAGGGAGGCAAAATGAACAACAATAGATGAGCAGGTCTTCGTCAAATGACCTAAGCCCTACCACTGCAACCCCATCTTGGCATCCTCCCAGCCTTCAAACCTCTCTCAGAGCCTCCTAGCCTTCTTTGTCAGACATCTCAGCCTTTATCAACGACTATTTGGGCTCCTGTCGAGGCTCAAAGCCTCTTCTCTGCCCGTCTGCCAAAGGGCTGAAGACTCGAGGCCTCTGGTTTTGAAGGCTCTTCTTCGTTCAGCATAAGTCCTTCCCTTCTTCCCTCCCTCTTCTCCATCTCCTTACCTATTTCTTACCAGTGTGCAAGATATGATTGAAGTAGAGTGCCCAAGAAGAAAATTGATGATTGTGTTTGAATGGTTAATACAAAAATTGATGGTAGCATTTCAATGCCCActgtaatttttgaaattttgttttttaaaaaatataatggatgatgatgttgataTAGTGACAACAATAATGTAATATTAATATCAAATCATCAACATTAATATTGTTATTGTTAATGGTTCATTAAGAATTATTAGTATGTGTTAGCGTTATGTTAATAAGCaggagttagtaagggtattgtgGTCATTAAAATGAACTTGACATACATTAcaattataaatagaggaagaggcctatcaTTGTTATTAGGTCTTTCAATTCACCAATACTTCAACATCATATCAGAGCAAGATCTGACCTAAATGGTAAGGCGCATAGATGCCACcaaaaccaaacccaaaaccacacACCCATCACCAAGAACAAATCCTCAACCTCAAACCTGTTGCTATAGAAGGACCATACACACCACCAAACCACCGCTGCcgctgaaaaaaaaaatgagacgCTGTTGCCAGAAACTCAAAGAAACActacatattttgtaaaaacTGACTAGAACTATCCATGGAACTTGCCGATCTACTTCCCTACAAAATTTCACTAGCAAAGGTCCCTCACACGCCGGCATGTGAGAGTTTTCTGAGCAATATTTTACTCAGATTTCTTCTAGAATGTCCTAAATATTCCCATACATCATAATATGAAGCTATTGGTCATATATTTTGTCCAAAATTTCAAGCTTTTTGATTGTTCACTCGTAGCACCTTGTTAGTGGTTGTTTGGTACCGTTAGGGTtgtgtgttggtttcttggggATGTGCGTTGGCTTCTTGGTGTTACGGCAATCTTATGCTAGTTAATTTTTGACTCATTCGTGTTGGTCACCTTGTTTGTGGCTGTTcttgttgaaaattccacttgtgattctatcccacattgaaaaaacaGAGTGAAGGAGAATTGGGTTTGCTCACATGAGGGAGACGGTTCGCTCAAGGGGAAGATTTCAAATTGGGCGCGAATATTCATGCACGTTTTCCTGCAGATGTATACACGTGGAAGAGGAGCAGTGCTGAGTGAACTCCCATGGTTGAGTAATGGCTCCTAGATTGTTCCATGACAAGTAATGACTTCCATTCAAGGGAGAGTGATTGGAAATCACAAGTGAGgaagagattgttgagaattccacttgtgagtctGTCCCATATAGGAAAGATAGAGTGAAGGTTGGGTGGGTTTCATATACATGCATGAGCACAGATCTACGAGGTTCAACAATTTGCCTACGTCGTAAGAGTCAGATTAGGTCACAAATTCTACTATTCAGTGATAATTACATGAAGAACCCTTCACAAAATTACCTAATTACAAAAGTATCCctctaaataaaatatatatatatatatatatatatatatatatatttcattttaggGGCACCCCTAAACCCCCGCGTAGCTGCAAACATTGCCACTAGGGGGGTGCACCCTCCTTCAACTTCCCCCTGCATAGCTACAGACAAATGTCGCACCTGGAATACTATCCATGTAATACTCCATGTGCTAGAAATCAGGCACTACATAAAACAATCTCCAACTTGGAGACTAATTGACATCCATTGCTAACCTGTGACACTGATTATAACTCAAATCTCCATAAATCAACCTAGCCCAATCAAAGTTGAGCAAAAGCTCAACTTTTGCTTGTCAATCACCTTCATCAACATGTCTACGAGATTCTTGCTGCCTCAATCTTCTCTAAAATTATTTTACCATCCCCTAGCAATGACCATATGAAATGGTACCTCAACTGAATGTGTTTCATTCTTGAATGAAATGTCGAGTTTTTTGCAAGGTGGATCGCACTCTAGCTATCATTCTATAACCTACAATCCACTTGTTCAAACCCCAACTCCTCTTTCAATCTCTGAAGCCAAATAATCTCCTTGCTAGCTTCCGTAGAAGCAACATATTCAGCTTTTACAGTAGATAAGGCAACAACCTCCTACAACTTAGAGATCCAACTAACTACTGTCCCTCTTATAGTAAACACATACTCTTCCCACTCTCAATCATGCATGATCCAAGTCTACATAACCTCGCATATCAGTGTTAGCTCCCCTAAAACACAAACAATACCTAGATATTCCTCTCAAGTACTTGAAAATCCATTTTACTGCTTGTCGATGTTCGTTCCCTAGGTTCTTCATGAATCTGCTCACTACTTCCACTGCATGTGCTATATCTAGTCATGTACTCCTAATGAATCCAGCACATTATCCATGTACTCCTCCTTTGTCTTGGAACAGGTCTCCTTCAAAATCTTGAAGTGACTTGCAAAAGAAGAAGTCACTAGCTTTGATGTATCCTAGTTAAACTTGTTTAGAACCATCTCAATGTACCCTTCCTGAGATAAACATCGCTTCTTTGATTTCTGTCTATGATTATCTTCATACCAAAGAGTTGTTTTGCGTCACCCAAGTC
This region includes:
- the LOC131148640 gene encoding CASP-like protein 5A2 encodes the protein MNVSHSSVHPVEAPPSVGADRDTDAGNVPSVRMKDIQGMPGTPVGLLLRICQFVFAAVALYIMTTTSDFTSVTSFRYLDAAAGLQSLWSLSVAIVDIYALLVMRSIQSSLVVSVLTIGDGITSTLTFAAACASAGITVLIGNDLGSCSQNHCAEFETAAAMAFLSWFTTLPSFLLNFWSLAARY